Proteins encoded within one genomic window of Meriones unguiculatus strain TT.TT164.6M chromosome 20, Bangor_MerUng_6.1, whole genome shotgun sequence:
- the Ddo gene encoding D-aspartate oxidase isoform X3, with protein MDTVRIAVVGAGVIGLSTAVCVSEMVPRCSVTVISDKFTPDTTSNVAAGMLIPHRYPETPEPVQKQWFRETFQHLSEIAKSAEASDAGVLLVSGWQVFRSVPAEEVPFWADVVLGFRKMTEAELKRFPQYVFGQAFTTLKCETSAYLPWLEKRIKGNGGVLLTRRIEDLWALQPSFDIVVNCSGLGSQQLVGDSMISPLPTGIHRRRGRGCWVSHSHQ; from the exons ATGGACACGGTACGCATTGCGGTCGTCGGAGCTGGCGTGATTGGTCTGTCTACCGCTGTGTGCGTTTCTGAGATGGTCCCCCGGTGTTCCGTCACTGTCATCTCAGACAAGTTTACACCTGACACCACCAGTAATGTAGCAGCTGGAATGCTTATTCCTCACAGGTATCCAG AGACGCCTGAGCCCGTGCAGAAGCAATGGTTTAGAGAGACCTTCCAGCACCTATCTGAAATCGCCAAGTCTGCAGAAGCCTCGGATGCGGGTGTTCTCCTGGTATCTGG GTGGCAGGTGTTCCGGAGTGTCCCCGCGGAGGAGGTGCCTTTCTGGGCTGACGTCGTCCTGGGATTTCGCAAGATGACGGAGGCTGAGCTCAAGCGGTTCCCTCAGTACGTGTTTGGTCAGGCTTTCACAACCCTGAAATGCGAGACTTCTGCCTACCTGCCGTGGCTGGAGAAAAG GATAAAGGGAAATGGAGGTGTGCTGCTCACCAGGAGAATAGAAGATCTGTGGGCGCTGCAGCCGTCCTTTGATATCGTGGTCAATTGCTCAGGCCTGGGAAGCCAACAACTTGTGGGCGACTCCATGATTTCCCCG
- the Ddo gene encoding D-aspartate oxidase isoform X4 produces the protein MDTVRIAVVGAGVIGLSTAVCVSEMVPRCSVTVISDKFTPDTTSNVAAGMLIPHRYPETPEPVQKQWFRETFQHLSEIAKSAEASDAGVLLVSGWQVFRSVPAEEVPFWADVVLGFRKMTEAELKRFPQYVFGQAFTTLKCETSAYLPWLEKREKPTTEKSQFAFSENGDARIMQEKP, from the exons ATGGACACGGTACGCATTGCGGTCGTCGGAGCTGGCGTGATTGGTCTGTCTACCGCTGTGTGCGTTTCTGAGATGGTCCCCCGGTGTTCCGTCACTGTCATCTCAGACAAGTTTACACCTGACACCACCAGTAATGTAGCAGCTGGAATGCTTATTCCTCACAGGTATCCAG AGACGCCTGAGCCCGTGCAGAAGCAATGGTTTAGAGAGACCTTCCAGCACCTATCTGAAATCGCCAAGTCTGCAGAAGCCTCGGATGCGGGTGTTCTCCTGGTATCTGG GTGGCAGGTGTTCCGGAGTGTCCCCGCGGAGGAGGTGCCTTTCTGGGCTGACGTCGTCCTGGGATTTCGCAAGATGACGGAGGCTGAGCTCAAGCGGTTCCCTCAGTACGTGTTTGGTCAGGCTTTCACAACCCTGAAATGCGAGACTTCTGCCTACCTGCCGTGGCTGGAGAAAAG AGAGAAGCCAACGACGGAAAAATCTCAgtttgctttttcagaaaatggaGACGCTCGGATAATGCAGGAAAAGCCTTAG
- the Ddo gene encoding D-aspartate oxidase isoform X1 — MDTVRIAVVGAGVIGLSTAVCVSEMVPRCSVTVISDKFTPDTTSNVAAGMLIPHRYPETPEPVQKQWFRETFQHLSEIAKSAEASDAGVLLVSGWQVFRSVPAEEVPFWADVVLGFRKMTEAELKRFPQYVFGQAFTTLKCETSAYLPWLEKRIKGNGGVLLTRRIEDLWALQPSFDIVVNCSGLGSQQLVGDSMISPVRGQLLQVQAPWVKHFIRDGGGLTYVYPGASYVTLGGTRQKGDWNLFPDAGLSREIFLRCCALEPSLRRAFDIKEKVGLRPSRPGVRLEKEVLVQGERRLPVVHNYGHGSGGISVHWGSALEATRLVMECVHTLRTPASMSKL, encoded by the exons ATGGACACGGTACGCATTGCGGTCGTCGGAGCTGGCGTGATTGGTCTGTCTACCGCTGTGTGCGTTTCTGAGATGGTCCCCCGGTGTTCCGTCACTGTCATCTCAGACAAGTTTACACCTGACACCACCAGTAATGTAGCAGCTGGAATGCTTATTCCTCACAGGTATCCAG AGACGCCTGAGCCCGTGCAGAAGCAATGGTTTAGAGAGACCTTCCAGCACCTATCTGAAATCGCCAAGTCTGCAGAAGCCTCGGATGCGGGTGTTCTCCTGGTATCTGG GTGGCAGGTGTTCCGGAGTGTCCCCGCGGAGGAGGTGCCTTTCTGGGCTGACGTCGTCCTGGGATTTCGCAAGATGACGGAGGCTGAGCTCAAGCGGTTCCCTCAGTACGTGTTTGGTCAGGCTTTCACAACCCTGAAATGCGAGACTTCTGCCTACCTGCCGTGGCTGGAGAAAAG GATAAAGGGAAATGGAGGTGTGCTGCTCACCAGGAGAATAGAAGATCTGTGGGCGCTGCAGCCGTCCTTTGATATCGTGGTCAATTGCTCAGGCCTGGGAAGCCAACAACTTGTGGGCGACTCCATGATTTCCCCGGTAAGAGGCCAGTTGCTCCAGGTACAGGCCCCCTGGGTGAAGCATTTCATCCGAGACGGAGGTGGGCTGACGTATGTCTATCCCGGTGCGTCTTATGTGACCCTGGGAGGAACCAGACAAAAAGGAGACTGGAATCTGTTTCCAGATGCGGGACTCAGCAGGGAGATTTTTTTGCGGTGCTGCGCTCTTGAGCCTTCTCTCCGCAGAGCCTTCgacataaaagagaaagtgggccTGAGGCCCAGCAGGCCAGGTGTTCGCCTGGAGAAGGAGGTCCTGGTCCAGGGGGAGCGCAGGTTGCCTGTGGTCCACAACTATGGCCATGGGAGTGGGGGCATCTCAGTGCACTGGGGCTCTGCTCTGGAGGCCACGAGGCTGGTGATGGAGTGCGTCCACACGCTCAGGACCCCAGCCTCTATGTCAAAGCTGTAG
- the Ddo gene encoding D-aspartate oxidase isoform X2 — protein sequence MDGDILTFPKPLPKVAGFAWSWSHGLFIFIFSMAGPTLSLPPRWQVFRSVPAEEVPFWADVVLGFRKMTEAELKRFPQYVFGQAFTTLKCETSAYLPWLEKRIKGNGGVLLTRRIEDLWALQPSFDIVVNCSGLGSQQLVGDSMISPVRGQLLQVQAPWVKHFIRDGGGLTYVYPGASYVTLGGTRQKGDWNLFPDAGLSREIFLRCCALEPSLRRAFDIKEKVGLRPSRPGVRLEKEVLVQGERRLPVVHNYGHGSGGISVHWGSALEATRLVMECVHTLRTPASMSKL from the exons ATGGATGGGGACATCCTTACTTTTCCAAAGCCCCTACCCAAAGTAGCAGGTTTTGCTTGGTCATGGAGCCatggactttttatttttattttttcaatggctggacctactctctctctccctccaag GTGGCAGGTGTTCCGGAGTGTCCCCGCGGAGGAGGTGCCTTTCTGGGCTGACGTCGTCCTGGGATTTCGCAAGATGACGGAGGCTGAGCTCAAGCGGTTCCCTCAGTACGTGTTTGGTCAGGCTTTCACAACCCTGAAATGCGAGACTTCTGCCTACCTGCCGTGGCTGGAGAAAAG GATAAAGGGAAATGGAGGTGTGCTGCTCACCAGGAGAATAGAAGATCTGTGGGCGCTGCAGCCGTCCTTTGATATCGTGGTCAATTGCTCAGGCCTGGGAAGCCAACAACTTGTGGGCGACTCCATGATTTCCCCGGTAAGAGGCCAGTTGCTCCAGGTACAGGCCCCCTGGGTGAAGCATTTCATCCGAGACGGAGGTGGGCTGACGTATGTCTATCCCGGTGCGTCTTATGTGACCCTGGGAGGAACCAGACAAAAAGGAGACTGGAATCTGTTTCCAGATGCGGGACTCAGCAGGGAGATTTTTTTGCGGTGCTGCGCTCTTGAGCCTTCTCTCCGCAGAGCCTTCgacataaaagagaaagtgggccTGAGGCCCAGCAGGCCAGGTGTTCGCCTGGAGAAGGAGGTCCTGGTCCAGGGGGAGCGCAGGTTGCCTGTGGTCCACAACTATGGCCATGGGAGTGGGGGCATCTCAGTGCACTGGGGCTCTGCTCTGGAGGCCACGAGGCTGGTGATGGAGTGCGTCCACACGCTCAGGACCCCAGCCTCTATGTCAAAGCTGTAG